In one Methylocaldum szegediense genomic region, the following are encoded:
- the ileS gene encoding isoleucine--tRNA ligase, with translation MSTDYKSTLNLPRTDFPMKANLPQREPEQLERWRSLDLYRKIRETFRGRPKFVLHDGPPYANGEIHIGHAVNKILKDIIVKSKGLSGFDAPYVPGWDCHGLPIELMVEKKIGKAGVKVDASEFRKACRSYATEQVDVQRREFIRLGILGDWDNPYLTMDFRYEADILRALGRISARGHLVKGAKPVHWCTDCGSALAEAEVEYENKRSIAIDVRFRVLDEAALIQRCHSVPGHPGEGPLSIVIWTTTPWTLPANQGVALNPDLDYAVVQCREPTERLVVAEALMKDVMIRYGIDDYHVVAYGKGSDLEGLLLQHPFYEREVPIVLGEHVTLEAGTGAVHTAPGHGQEDYVVGQRYGLPVDNPVADDGKFLPSTPLFAGEHVMNANDHVVEVLKERGALLHEERIEHSYPHCWRHKTPVIFRATPQWFIAMDKNDLRRQALEEIKKVQWIPDWGQARIEGMVANRPDWCVSRQRNWGVPIALFVHRETGALHPRSEELIEAVAQRVEEKGIDAWFELDPVELLGEEAAQYQKINDTLDVWFDSGVSHFCVLDRREDLYSPADLYLEGSDQHRGWFQSSLLASIAIRDTAPYRQVLTHGFTVDAEGKKMSKSRGNVVAPQKVMQNLGADILRLWVAATDYRAEMSVSDEILKRTADVYRRLRNTARYLLANMNGFDPERHLVEPEKMLALDRWAVDRAFRLQQEIVKAYETYQFNLIYQKVHNFCSIDLGSFYLDVLKDRQYTCREDSLPRRSAQTAMYHIAEALTRWLAPILSFTADEIWRYLPGKRSESVFLETWYEGLFPLDESSLFDREFWDFVLKIREAVSKELEVLRVRGEIGASLDAEVELYCSQPILERLAPIEGELRFVFITSYASLRPEGTGDTLPTGIEGLELKVRASDKPKCVRCWHHREDVGQHADHPELCGRCVENVVGPGETRLYA, from the coding sequence ATGAGCACGGATTATAAATCGACACTCAATTTACCCAGGACCGACTTTCCGATGAAGGCCAATCTGCCGCAGCGCGAGCCCGAGCAGCTCGAGCGCTGGCGCAGCTTGGATCTTTACCGGAAGATCCGCGAGACGTTCCGTGGACGCCCCAAATTCGTTCTTCACGATGGTCCGCCCTATGCCAACGGCGAAATCCACATCGGCCATGCCGTAAACAAGATCTTGAAAGACATTATCGTCAAGAGCAAGGGACTCAGCGGTTTCGACGCGCCCTATGTGCCAGGTTGGGACTGCCATGGCCTGCCCATCGAACTGATGGTGGAGAAAAAGATTGGCAAAGCCGGCGTTAAGGTCGACGCGTCTGAGTTCCGCAAAGCCTGCCGTTCCTATGCGACCGAGCAAGTGGACGTCCAGCGGCGCGAGTTCATCCGGCTCGGCATTTTAGGTGATTGGGACAATCCGTACCTGACCATGGATTTCCGTTACGAGGCGGATATTTTGCGCGCTTTGGGGCGCATTTCTGCACGCGGCCATCTGGTGAAAGGGGCAAAGCCCGTGCATTGGTGCACCGATTGCGGCTCCGCGCTGGCCGAAGCCGAGGTCGAATACGAAAACAAGCGTTCGATCGCTATCGACGTGCGGTTCAGAGTACTCGACGAAGCTGCGCTGATCCAGCGTTGTCATTCGGTGCCCGGCCACCCTGGCGAAGGCCCGCTCTCGATCGTCATCTGGACGACCACTCCTTGGACCCTGCCTGCCAACCAGGGCGTGGCGCTCAATCCGGATCTCGATTACGCCGTCGTTCAATGCCGGGAGCCGACGGAACGGCTGGTCGTGGCTGAGGCCCTGATGAAGGATGTGATGATACGTTACGGCATCGACGATTACCACGTCGTGGCGTATGGCAAGGGCTCGGATCTCGAAGGCTTGCTGCTTCAACATCCTTTTTACGAGCGGGAAGTACCGATCGTTCTCGGCGAGCATGTGACGCTCGAGGCCGGTACCGGTGCGGTGCATACGGCACCCGGACATGGCCAGGAAGACTACGTCGTCGGTCAGCGCTACGGCTTGCCGGTCGACAATCCGGTGGCTGACGACGGCAAGTTTCTGCCGAGCACGCCGCTGTTTGCAGGCGAGCACGTGATGAACGCCAACGACCATGTGGTCGAGGTGTTGAAGGAACGCGGCGCGCTGCTGCACGAGGAGCGCATCGAACACAGCTACCCGCACTGCTGGCGGCACAAGACGCCGGTCATCTTCCGAGCGACACCGCAATGGTTCATCGCCATGGACAAGAACGATCTTCGCCGCCAGGCCCTGGAAGAAATCAAGAAAGTGCAATGGATACCGGACTGGGGCCAGGCGCGCATCGAAGGCATGGTCGCCAACCGGCCTGACTGGTGCGTCTCCCGCCAGCGCAACTGGGGCGTGCCGATCGCCTTGTTCGTCCATCGCGAGACCGGCGCGCTACACCCGCGTAGCGAAGAGCTGATCGAAGCGGTCGCCCAAAGAGTCGAGGAAAAGGGGATTGACGCCTGGTTCGAACTCGATCCCGTCGAATTGCTCGGCGAAGAGGCGGCTCAGTACCAGAAGATCAACGACACACTGGACGTCTGGTTCGATTCCGGAGTCAGCCACTTCTGCGTGCTGGATCGGCGGGAAGACCTGTATTCTCCAGCCGACCTCTACCTCGAAGGATCAGACCAGCATCGCGGCTGGTTCCAATCATCTTTGCTCGCCTCGATCGCGATCCGGGACACCGCGCCGTATCGGCAGGTCTTGACCCATGGCTTCACCGTGGACGCGGAAGGCAAAAAAATGTCGAAATCCAGGGGCAATGTCGTAGCCCCGCAGAAAGTGATGCAGAACCTCGGAGCCGACATCCTGAGGCTCTGGGTCGCGGCCACCGACTACCGTGCCGAGATGAGTGTCTCCGACGAAATCCTAAAGCGCACGGCGGACGTTTACCGGCGCTTGCGCAATACCGCCCGCTACCTGCTCGCCAACATGAACGGCTTCGATCCGGAGCGCCATTTGGTTGAGCCCGAAAAGATGCTGGCACTCGATCGCTGGGCAGTCGACCGGGCGTTTCGTCTCCAGCAGGAAATCGTCAAAGCTTACGAAACGTATCAGTTCAACCTGATCTACCAAAAAGTCCACAATTTCTGCTCCATCGACCTAGGCAGCTTCTACCTCGACGTGCTCAAGGACCGCCAGTACACCTGCCGTGAGGACAGCCTCCCGCGACGTTCGGCACAAACCGCCATGTACCACATCGCCGAGGCCTTGACCCGCTGGCTGGCCCCGATCTTGAGTTTCACGGCCGATGAAATCTGGCGTTATTTGCCCGGCAAACGGAGCGAATCGGTCTTTCTGGAGACCTGGTACGAGGGGCTGTTCCCATTGGACGAATCCTCGCTGTTCGACCGCGAGTTCTGGGATTTCGTGCTCAAAATCCGCGAGGCGGTGAGCAAAGAACTGGAGGTGCTGCGCGTACGCGGCGAGATCGGGGCGTCGCTGGATGCCGAAGTCGAACTTTACTGCAGCCAGCCGATTCTCGAACGGCTTGCACCTATCGAAGGCGAGCTCCGCTTCGTGTTCATCACGTCGTACGCGAGCCTTCGGCCCGAAGGAACCGGCGACACGCTTCCGACAGGGATCGAGGGACTGGAGCTCAAAGTTCGGGCTTCCGATAAACCCAAATGTGTACGTTGTTGGCATCACCGCGAGGATGTCGGCCAGCATGCCGACCACCCCGAGCTTTGCGGACGTTGCGTCGAAAACGTCGTGGGTCCGGGCGAAACCCGTCTTTACGCCTGA
- the ampD gene encoding 1,6-anhydro-N-acetylmuramyl-L-alanine amidase AmpD, protein MKVIDHWLTDARRVESCNCDDRPDAGDISLVVIHGISLPPGQFGGDWIDRLFTSTLEPTAHPYFQRICGIRVSAHALVRRDGELVQYVPFHRRAWHAGPSSYRGRERCNDFSIGIELEGADDVPYADAQYDGLADVLAALFEAYPSLSPNRIVGHSDIAPGRKTDPGPSFDWGRLYRLLSARGFRRTECDAIRA, encoded by the coding sequence ATGAAAGTCATCGACCATTGGCTGACGGATGCGAGGCGTGTCGAGAGCTGCAACTGCGACGACAGGCCTGATGCAGGGGATATTTCGTTGGTGGTGATTCACGGTATCAGTCTGCCTCCGGGCCAGTTCGGCGGCGACTGGATAGACCGACTGTTCACGAGTACTTTGGAGCCTACCGCCCATCCGTATTTCCAGCGGATATGCGGCATACGGGTATCGGCCCATGCGCTCGTACGGCGCGACGGCGAACTCGTTCAATATGTTCCGTTTCACCGGCGGGCTTGGCACGCCGGGCCGTCCAGCTATCGGGGGCGGGAGCGCTGCAATGATTTTTCGATCGGTATCGAGTTGGAAGGAGCCGACGACGTTCCCTATGCCGACGCACAGTACGATGGCCTGGCCGATGTGCTCGCCGCGCTGTTCGAGGCTTATCCGAGCCTATCCCCGAACCGGATAGTCGGTCATAGCGATATCGCTCCGGGACGCAAGACCGATCCGGGTCCGAGCTTCGATTGGGGAAGGCTTTACCGGTTGCTGTCCGCGAGAGGATTTCGTCGGACCGAGTGCGACGCTATTCGCGCCTAA
- the lspA gene encoding signal peptidase II, producing the protein MLHWLWLSVLVVVLDQLTKLMVDRSMELYESVGLLPFFQLTYLRNQGAAFSFLSEAGGWQRWFFIGLAAIASVAICYWLSRLGKNQRWEAAAWALVLGGALGNLIDRVAYGYVIDFIDVFYGEWHWPAFNVADSAITIGVVMLLIDSLRPRQSTADLA; encoded by the coding sequence ATGCTGCATTGGCTTTGGCTCTCCGTGCTGGTCGTCGTCTTGGACCAACTCACCAAGCTGATGGTCGACCGATCAATGGAACTCTATGAATCGGTCGGCTTGCTGCCTTTTTTTCAGCTCACTTACCTACGCAACCAAGGCGCAGCGTTTAGCTTTCTGAGCGAGGCCGGGGGCTGGCAGCGCTGGTTCTTCATCGGCCTGGCGGCGATTGCCAGCGTCGCGATCTGTTACTGGCTAAGCCGACTCGGCAAAAATCAACGCTGGGAAGCCGCCGCCTGGGCGCTGGTACTCGGCGGTGCGCTAGGCAACCTCATTGACCGGGTCGCTTACGGATACGTTATCGACTTTATCGACGTATTTTACGGAGAGTGGCACTGGCCTGCTTTCAACGTCGCCGATTCGGCGATCACCATAGGCGTCGTGATGCTGTTGATCGACTCGCTGAGACCGCGGCAATCGACGGCCGATCTGGCGTAA
- the ribF gene encoding bifunctional riboflavin kinase/FAD synthetase has protein sequence MRLSRGLAELKLPEKGCVATIGNFDGVHIGHRQVIERLAEAGRRLELPVVVVLFEPQPREYFFPDEAPARLTRLREKLARLAELPVDHVLLLRFNWHLAMLPAQDFIRTILLEGLRIKYLVVGDDFRFGRNRVGNFAMLREAGRAFGFDVVDTPSVLVNGRRVSSTWVRNALEAGDLASAAQLLGRPYSVCGRVVHGAKRGRMLGFPTANVAMRRKNTPVQGVFAVTMSGIGERPLPGVANVGIRPTIGGGRTVLLETYLLDFSGDLYGKQVEIVFHRKLRNEKRFDSLGELRAQIERDVATARSYFATSNPIPSSAS, from the coding sequence ATGCGCCTGAGCCGAGGACTCGCCGAACTCAAGCTTCCCGAAAAGGGATGCGTTGCCACGATTGGTAACTTCGACGGCGTCCATATCGGCCACCGCCAGGTGATCGAGCGGTTAGCAGAAGCGGGTCGCAGGCTGGAATTACCGGTCGTGGTCGTTCTGTTCGAGCCTCAACCGCGCGAATATTTTTTCCCGGACGAAGCACCGGCCCGCCTGACCCGCCTTCGCGAGAAATTGGCCCGCTTGGCCGAATTGCCCGTCGATCATGTTTTGCTGCTGCGATTCAACTGGCATCTGGCCATGTTGCCGGCGCAAGACTTCATCCGAACCATCCTGCTCGAAGGATTGCGCATCAAATATTTGGTAGTGGGAGACGATTTCCGGTTCGGCAGAAACCGAGTCGGCAATTTCGCCATGCTGCGCGAAGCCGGAAGAGCATTCGGTTTCGACGTGGTCGACACCCCGTCGGTCCTGGTGAACGGACGGCGCGTCAGCAGCACCTGGGTCCGCAACGCTCTCGAAGCTGGCGACTTGGCCAGTGCGGCTCAGCTCCTGGGGCGCCCGTACTCCGTTTGCGGACGTGTCGTGCACGGTGCCAAACGCGGCCGAATGCTGGGCTTTCCTACCGCCAACGTCGCAATGAGACGGAAAAACACTCCTGTCCAAGGGGTGTTTGCCGTTACAATGTCCGGAATCGGCGAACGTCCGCTACCGGGAGTTGCGAACGTAGGCATACGCCCTACCATCGGGGGCGGACGCACGGTACTCCTGGAAACCTATTTGCTGGACTTCTCCGGAGATCTCTACGGAAAACAGGTGGAAATCGTTTTTCACCGCAAACTCCGGAACGAAAAGCGCTTCGACAGCTTAGGCGAACTACGGGCCCAGATCGAACGGGACGTCGCAACTGCACGAAGCTATTTCGCCACCTCCAATCCAATACCATCCTCTGCATCATGA